One window from the genome of Paraneptunicella aestuarii encodes:
- a CDS encoding nitroreductase family protein, with protein sequence MQTAKLTTLTLKDAWGLATDRRFDNLNMPILQDSRHYGAKADKSSKMAKLVFLNTNVPRQAQSFADFLAGKPCSLSELSFADKMSLVLRYLASPVRYEPLNRPDVHYPVSSFGGLFSCGIKLIVRHEKENQSQSNNVDVYHYHANYHALEQVASNVNYGTELAAGECHIAIVGHYWAVARKYGEYSPYGVVLDAGIVLTQLQYLLALAGVAATTEKTDLQMLQSLLVESDSVQQTLAALSLSIDDEHNALAFLQQTQTHRVSIWSEPEGIHERFHNLQSLLDIFATPYEVCEAAHSKQTLSEQALAELPQDDVLDVLVRRSAANDATGFSQINKVLDAGFLTRFLSVLTGLKSRRETMPAESALQVKVAWINPYGPAIGMYDGAGELQYQPNQTEAFLDILRDCLYSDNQKYNLASMAFELFVTVDTAQLERDYGDAAIRLAHMAAGALGHDICLAASLFDAFARPVRMFRDTKLQQRLGLEGQLVVQVLVGFNRHHNFALKLL encoded by the coding sequence ATGCAAACGGCTAAATTGACAACACTGACATTAAAAGACGCTTGGGGGCTGGCGACAGATCGCCGCTTCGACAACCTGAATATGCCTATATTGCAGGACAGCCGTCATTACGGCGCGAAAGCGGATAAGTCGTCAAAAATGGCTAAGTTGGTGTTTTTGAATACCAATGTGCCTCGTCAGGCTCAGTCATTTGCTGATTTCCTGGCTGGAAAGCCGTGTTCGTTATCTGAATTGTCTTTTGCTGACAAAATGAGTTTGGTGCTGCGTTATTTGGCTTCTCCGGTTCGATATGAACCGTTAAATCGTCCAGATGTGCATTATCCGGTAAGCTCTTTTGGTGGTTTGTTTTCCTGTGGCATTAAGTTGATTGTTAGACATGAAAAAGAAAACCAGAGTCAGTCGAACAACGTAGACGTTTATCACTATCACGCTAACTACCACGCGCTGGAGCAGGTGGCTTCTAATGTGAATTACGGTACTGAATTGGCGGCGGGCGAATGTCATATCGCTATTGTTGGCCATTATTGGGCGGTTGCTCGCAAGTATGGTGAATATTCCCCTTATGGCGTGGTGCTGGATGCGGGAATCGTACTTACGCAGTTGCAGTATTTATTAGCATTGGCTGGCGTTGCAGCCACCACAGAAAAGACTGATTTACAGATGTTACAGTCATTGTTGGTTGAATCCGATAGCGTTCAGCAAACTTTGGCGGCCTTGAGTCTTTCCATTGACGATGAACATAACGCGTTAGCCTTTTTGCAACAGACACAAACGCATCGAGTGTCTATCTGGTCTGAGCCGGAAGGTATTCATGAACGTTTCCACAACTTGCAAAGCTTGTTAGATATTTTCGCCACGCCTTATGAGGTTTGTGAAGCTGCTCATTCTAAACAGACACTGTCGGAACAAGCTCTAGCTGAATTACCACAGGACGATGTGCTGGATGTCTTGGTTCGCCGTTCGGCAGCTAACGATGCCACTGGATTTTCTCAAATTAATAAAGTGCTGGATGCGGGCTTCCTGACTCGATTTTTGTCTGTGTTGACTGGATTGAAAAGCCGCCGAGAAACTATGCCCGCAGAATCCGCTTTGCAGGTGAAAGTGGCCTGGATAAATCCATATGGCCCGGCAATTGGTATGTACGATGGCGCAGGTGAACTGCAATACCAGCCTAATCAGACCGAAGCCTTTTTAGATATCTTGCGCGACTGTCTTTATAGCGATAACCAGAAATATAATCTGGCTTCGATGGCCTTTGAGCTGTTTGTTACGGTTGATACCGCACAACTGGAGCGGGATTACGGTGACGCTGCCATACGGTTGGCGCATATGGCGGCCGGAGCCTTGGGGCATGATATCTGCCTGGCTGCGTCTTTGTTTGACGCTTTCGCTCGTCCGGTACGTATGTTCCGCGACACCAAATTACAGCAGCGACTTGGACTGGAAGGACAGCTAGTGGTTCAGGTTCTGGTTGGTTTTAACCGCCATCACAACTTTGCATTGAAACTATTATGA
- a CDS encoding lantibiotic dehydratase C-terminal domain-containing protein has product MSMNYTRNWTAFHIFLHDVEQQERFIREWLSVKVKDIKASGSADAWFFLRYWDGGPHVRVRFLNLKNAEALQQEIQSAAQQYISVTPLTAEQYYGNHSFDGEPVDFASLQWHDDGSVEMFDYEPEFARYGGELAITVNEDLFYISSEIAQAIIAATQGKIEQRLQLSMKIIACSIFAINPEPMALQQFATYYAEFWRGHAGGINPGSPDVQLQATLETFRQETINNSSAGGSSGGSFGVIGTWVNFLKKSVPQWQKIYEDGGLISPVDGSKVSSTEQFHMAIMSMVGSQIHMLNNRLGVTPAYEFVLASRIRDALATNASATSSPTEIG; this is encoded by the coding sequence ATGAGTATGAATTACACACGAAACTGGACAGCATTTCACATTTTCCTGCACGACGTTGAGCAGCAGGAGCGCTTTATTCGTGAGTGGTTGTCGGTGAAGGTGAAAGACATTAAAGCCTCTGGCAGCGCTGATGCCTGGTTCTTCTTGCGCTACTGGGATGGCGGCCCTCATGTTCGTGTTCGCTTTTTGAATCTGAAAAATGCAGAGGCTTTGCAGCAGGAAATCCAAAGCGCAGCGCAGCAATATATCAGTGTCACGCCTCTGACGGCAGAGCAGTATTACGGTAATCACAGTTTTGATGGTGAGCCTGTGGATTTTGCTTCATTGCAATGGCATGACGACGGTTCGGTCGAGATGTTTGATTATGAGCCTGAATTCGCTCGTTATGGCGGTGAACTTGCCATTACGGTGAACGAGGATCTGTTTTATATTTCCAGTGAAATTGCTCAGGCCATTATCGCAGCGACACAAGGCAAGATTGAACAGCGCTTGCAGCTTTCCATGAAAATCATTGCTTGTAGTATTTTTGCCATTAACCCAGAGCCAATGGCCTTGCAGCAATTCGCAACTTATTATGCTGAGTTTTGGCGCGGGCATGCTGGCGGTATTAATCCTGGAAGCCCAGATGTACAACTACAAGCAACATTAGAAACCTTTCGTCAGGAAACCATTAACAATAGCTCTGCTGGCGGCTCTTCTGGTGGCTCTTTTGGAGTGATAGGCACTTGGGTTAATTTTCTTAAGAAAAGTGTTCCACAATGGCAAAAGATATACGAGGATGGAGGTCTGATTTCTCCTGTTGATGGAAGTAAGGTGTCTTCAACAGAACAATTTCATATGGCGATAATGAGCATGGTGGGTTCCCAGATCCACATGCTGAACAATAGGTTGGGGGTAACCCCGGCTTACGAGTTTGTGCTGGCTTCGCGTATTCGTGATGCTCTGGCGACAAACGCTTCTGCAACAAGTTCTCCAACAGAGATAGGTTAG
- a CDS encoding ABC transporter permease, which produces MLGDLMLSWANIKRNKLRTLLLLFTICSGFLIFGVLGTLNFSMSGGSDTFAQSRLMVMSQGGLVNPLPLSYQQRIAKIDGVESVGHATWYGLHYQDTDQDIMSFAVDAENWIPQHPEMVMEQGAVDNFLRTKNGLLVNYHIAKRFGWRVGDVVPLKSILFQPSSGEGFWSFKVSGLFTTTDESGGRKYVIAHYDFLNDSRVIWQNTVGTFIVVPEEGVEPNQLATRIDDHFLRSSNNTFSATDKAFHDDFFKQFGDVFFIIKSVVLISFLSIVLVVASTIALTVRQRTRDIGVLKVIGFSNARIFGIIYGETYILVAIGALVGLALSFGVNKAMIYYWPIIPDINLPSFVVLQAIGIALMLGAIAGLIPSILALKMKPAEAFKVHE; this is translated from the coding sequence ATGTTGGGTGATTTGATGCTATCCTGGGCCAATATCAAGCGTAACAAGCTGAGAACCTTGTTACTGCTCTTCACTATTTGTTCCGGTTTCCTTATTTTCGGTGTGCTAGGCACGCTTAATTTTTCCATGTCTGGCGGTAGCGATACCTTTGCTCAAAGCCGTTTGATGGTCATGAGTCAAGGCGGCTTGGTGAATCCGTTACCGCTTTCCTATCAACAACGCATTGCCAAGATTGATGGTGTTGAATCGGTGGGGCACGCCACCTGGTATGGCTTGCATTATCAGGACACAGATCAGGATATTATGTCTTTTGCCGTGGATGCGGAAAACTGGATCCCACAACACCCTGAAATGGTGATGGAGCAAGGGGCGGTGGATAACTTCCTGCGTACCAAGAATGGCTTGTTGGTGAATTATCACATTGCCAAGCGTTTTGGCTGGCGAGTCGGCGATGTCGTCCCGCTGAAAAGTATTTTATTCCAGCCCAGTTCTGGTGAAGGTTTCTGGTCTTTCAAGGTGAGTGGTTTGTTTACGACAACGGATGAGTCTGGCGGTCGTAAGTATGTCATCGCTCATTATGATTTTTTGAATGACAGTCGGGTGATTTGGCAGAACACGGTGGGCACTTTCATTGTTGTGCCAGAAGAAGGCGTGGAGCCAAATCAGTTGGCGACTCGTATTGATGATCACTTTTTGCGTTCATCTAATAATACTTTTTCTGCGACGGACAAAGCCTTCCACGATGATTTCTTTAAGCAGTTTGGTGATGTGTTTTTCATTATCAAAAGTGTCGTGTTGATTTCGTTTTTATCTATCGTATTGGTTGTTGCCAGTACCATTGCACTCACTGTGCGCCAACGCACACGAGACATTGGGGTGTTGAAAGTGATTGGTTTTTCCAATGCACGTATTTTCGGCATCATTTATGGCGAAACCTATATTTTGGTGGCCATTGGTGCTTTGGTTGGCTTGGCGCTGAGCTTTGGCGTGAACAAAGCCATGATTTATTACTGGCCGATTATTCCCGATATTAATTTGCCTTCCTTCGTTGTGCTGCAAGCTATTGGAATTGCGCTGATGCTAGGTGCGATTGCCGGGCTTATTCCCAGTATTCTGGCGTTGAAAATGAAACCAGCGGAGGCATTTAAAGTCCATGAGTAA
- a CDS encoding ABC transporter permease: MSKLGLYLHFFAISTRFMLKQKWMSLTSTLSITLVVIVLIGFLSMAKGFEKALTNSGSENIGIALSSNAQTEITSDVSQEQVEILRGLVTQAYGSKQVISPELVIIVSGNLRGSDKKININLRGLYENAVSLHEGFELVAGRMFRPGTAELIVGENLSRRVSGLDIGNEVRLGGVDWRIVGTFKLQGNLFESEVWGSVQTVQSDFERQNQFQSVRMPIVDEDSLINLMLLIGDERRLDLILQTEKEYFVQQSSSTVGLIKYIGWPLAIILSIGAFCGTFNTLKMAVDARQHELKILSLLGFQRSIAFFMLMYEAFIFSLIGGVLGIVISWSLFDGLLASTFGSSFNTVSFALHVDSLTSLQAFGLAVAVGLFSGLIPAYSGMKVRAGK, translated from the coding sequence ATGAGTAAGCTTGGTTTATATTTGCATTTCTTTGCTATTTCTACGCGTTTCATGTTGAAACAGAAGTGGATGTCGTTGACCTCAACTCTGTCGATTACCTTGGTGGTGATTGTGCTGATTGGTTTTTTGTCGATGGCGAAAGGCTTTGAAAAAGCACTGACGAACTCGGGTTCAGAGAACATTGGCATTGCTTTAAGCTCTAATGCTCAAACTGAGATCACCAGTGATGTGAGCCAGGAGCAGGTAGAAATCCTGCGTGGTTTGGTGACTCAGGCGTATGGTTCCAAGCAAGTGATTTCGCCTGAATTGGTGATCATTGTTTCTGGTAATTTGCGTGGCTCGGATAAGAAAATCAATATCAACCTGCGAGGGTTATACGAGAATGCTGTGTCGCTACATGAAGGCTTTGAGTTGGTTGCCGGTCGCATGTTTAGACCCGGTACGGCTGAGTTGATTGTGGGTGAAAATCTGTCGCGCCGAGTATCTGGTTTGGATATTGGTAATGAAGTTCGATTGGGTGGCGTGGATTGGCGCATCGTCGGTACGTTCAAATTACAGGGTAATTTGTTTGAATCGGAAGTGTGGGGCAGTGTGCAAACGGTACAGAGTGACTTTGAGCGTCAGAACCAGTTTCAGTCTGTAAGAATGCCGATTGTTGACGAAGATTCCTTGATTAACCTGATGCTGTTGATTGGAGACGAGCGTCGTCTGGATCTGATCCTGCAAACAGAAAAAGAATATTTTGTGCAACAGTCCAGCAGCACGGTTGGGTTGATTAAATATATAGGTTGGCCGCTGGCGATTATCCTTTCGATTGGTGCGTTTTGTGGCACGTTCAATACGTTGAAAATGGCGGTGGATGCCAGACAGCATGAATTGAAAATCCTGAGTTTATTGGGCTTTCAGCGCAGCATCGCGTTTTTTATGTTGATGTATGAAGCGTTTATTTTCTCCTTGATTGGAGGTGTGTTGGGCATCGTTATTTCCTGGTCGCTGTTTGACGGCCTGTTGGCTTCTACTTTTGGTAGCAGCTTTAATACGGTGTCGTTTGCTTTGCATGTGGATAGCCTTACGTCGTTGCAAGCATTTGGACTGGCTGTAGCGGTAGGATTGTTCTCGGGATTAATTCCTGCGTACTCGGGCATGAAAGTGCGAGCCGGGAAGTAG
- a CDS encoding efflux RND transporter periplasmic adaptor subunit: MTDKIQALNELRIDRSGQKVRRANRNKKALAIALVVALGAGYMGWQEWSADDQSSHTARSVSRVDTSSNQGGRAESNVVVSNTSLSTTSSSDNDVNKKPSITGSILEVSGHITAQRIATVSAKTIGLINEVYVEEGVKVEEGQALAKLDTRIAELDLQLAESRRALYKAEVEKREAEILDAKRKLKRQQDLMSENFSNQSDIDTLTINIKVLEANLETAKTNVLLNELEIEQLQKRLSDHTIRAPFSGVVTTKNAQPGEIISPSSAGGGYTRTGICTIVDMASLEIEVDVNESFLNMISEGQRVQAELYAYEDWHFEGRVKKIVPTVDRSKATVRVRIEILEKSERILPNMAVRVSFMEDQAQAIAGHALTGMK, from the coding sequence ATGACTGACAAAATACAAGCATTAAACGAACTTCGAATTGACCGCTCTGGGCAGAAAGTCCGTCGTGCCAATAGAAATAAAAAAGCGCTGGCAATAGCTCTTGTTGTTGCGTTGGGTGCTGGCTATATGGGGTGGCAGGAGTGGTCGGCGGATGATCAATCTTCGCACACAGCACGTTCTGTTAGTCGCGTAGATACTTCTTCTAACCAAGGAGGACGTGCAGAATCTAATGTTGTTGTTTCCAATACGTCTCTTTCCACAACCAGTTCATCGGATAACGACGTTAACAAAAAGCCTTCGATAACTGGCAGTATTCTTGAAGTGTCGGGGCATATTACGGCACAACGTATTGCCACGGTTTCAGCCAAAACCATTGGCTTGATCAACGAAGTATACGTGGAAGAGGGCGTTAAGGTTGAGGAAGGTCAGGCTCTTGCTAAATTAGACACTCGCATTGCTGAGCTGGATTTGCAATTGGCTGAAAGTCGTCGTGCTTTGTATAAAGCCGAAGTAGAGAAACGCGAAGCTGAGATTCTGGATGCCAAGCGCAAGTTAAAAAGACAACAGGACTTGATGAGCGAGAATTTCTCGAATCAGTCAGACATCGATACTTTAACCATTAATATCAAAGTATTAGAAGCGAATCTGGAAACCGCAAAAACCAATGTATTGCTGAATGAACTTGAGATTGAGCAGCTGCAAAAACGCTTGTCGGATCATACTATTCGAGCACCTTTCTCGGGCGTTGTCACAACCAAAAATGCACAGCCGGGGGAGATCATCTCGCCAAGTTCCGCGGGGGGCGGTTATACCCGTACTGGTATTTGCACCATTGTTGATATGGCATCGCTGGAAATTGAAGTGGATGTGAATGAGTCGTTCTTGAACATGATCAGTGAAGGGCAACGAGTACAGGCTGAATTATATGCTTATGAAGATTGGCATTTTGAAGGACGAGTCAAGAAGATAGTGCCAACTGTTGACCGCTCCAAGGCCACGGTGCGAGTGCGCATCGAAATCCTGGAAAAATCCGAGCGCATCTTACCCAATATGGCGGTGAGAGTCAGTTTTATGGAAGACCAGGCACAAGCTATAGCCGGGCATGCATTGACAGGAATGAAGTAA
- a CDS encoding ABC transporter ATP-binding protein — protein MIKLQNVKKAYHRKNADVRVFDDLNFSINEGDFYAVMGPSGTGKSTFLNLVGGVDRVDSGEYWFNGERIDGYTEGQLSEWRSHHVAFIFQSFNLLKILNAAENVELPLLLTDLPSADRKRRVMKALELVGLQDRAEHLPDELSGGQQQRVAIARAIVSDTPLILCDEPTGNIDAEATEEILEILQLLNKEFKKTIVMVTHDLHAAEYANQLFSLEKGNFEEKFAQS, from the coding sequence ATGATAAAACTACAAAACGTTAAAAAAGCTTATCATCGCAAAAACGCTGATGTCCGGGTGTTTGATGATTTGAACTTTTCTATCAATGAAGGTGATTTTTACGCGGTAATGGGGCCTTCCGGCACAGGTAAAAGCACCTTTTTGAATTTGGTCGGTGGTGTAGACAGGGTTGATTCAGGTGAATACTGGTTCAATGGCGAACGTATCGACGGATACACTGAAGGACAACTTTCAGAGTGGCGTTCACATCATGTTGCTTTTATTTTTCAGTCATTTAACTTGCTGAAAATATTAAATGCCGCAGAAAATGTTGAACTGCCTTTGCTTCTGACAGATTTGCCCAGTGCAGATCGTAAACGTCGAGTGATGAAAGCCTTGGAACTTGTAGGATTACAGGATCGTGCTGAGCACTTACCCGATGAATTGTCTGGAGGCCAGCAACAAAGGGTAGCCATTGCACGCGCGATTGTTTCTGACACGCCTTTGATTTTGTGTGACGAACCAACGGGTAACATTGATGCGGAAGCCACCGAAGAGATTTTGGAAATATTACAGCTATTGAATAAAGAGTTTAAGAAAACCATTGTGATGGTGACACACGATTTACATGCTGCCGAGTATGCCAACCAATTGTTTTCTCTTGAAAAGGGTAACTTTGAAGAAAAGTTCGCTCAGAGCTGA
- a CDS encoding DUF2141 domain-containing protein, which produces MRIQKLKTLLAMSFMTVLMSPSALAANYNLTVVATGISSEAGSVRAVLCTKEEAFPNTCAIREAVPAKKGVVKIEFKDVPEGEYAFAAFHDENDDGRIDSKGRMPSEGLLFSNNAMGRMGPPSFKQSAFELLDNKRLMVQIRYLQKK; this is translated from the coding sequence ATGCGAATTCAAAAATTGAAAACTTTGTTGGCGATGAGTTTCATGACGGTGCTGATGTCTCCCAGTGCATTGGCGGCAAATTACAACCTGACCGTAGTGGCAACCGGGATCAGCTCAGAAGCGGGTTCGGTTAGAGCGGTGTTGTGTACGAAAGAAGAAGCGTTTCCCAACACCTGTGCAATTCGAGAAGCGGTGCCTGCGAAAAAAGGCGTTGTGAAAATCGAGTTTAAAGATGTACCAGAAGGCGAGTATGCTTTTGCTGCGTTCCATGATGAAAATGATGATGGGCGTATTGATTCCAAGGGCAGAATGCCGTCGGAAGGTTTGCTCTTCAGTAATAACGCCATGGGGCGAATGGGGCCGCCTTCCTTTAAGCAAAGTGCTTTTGAATTGTTGGATAACAAGCGATTGATGGTGCAAATCCGTTATTTGCAGAAGAAGTAA
- a CDS encoding DUF7010 family protein: MSSEQHLEQLRQDFERTTNRAVSLPISGAIVWTVVGIASLFLNQYYATLFLLFATGAIFPMALGIAKLRKENITSSVNPLSKLMALGVLMVNLLWAVHVPLMMKAPQFVPLSVGIGLGLHWIVYSWIVQHPVGIIHAIMRTVLCVLVWLFVPVNTLTFIAIAVVVSYAVSIYFMLSRDITGLDDH, encoded by the coding sequence ATGAGTAGTGAACAACATTTGGAGCAGTTAAGACAGGATTTTGAGCGCACGACGAATCGCGCGGTGTCTTTACCTATTTCTGGCGCTATCGTTTGGACTGTGGTGGGTATTGCCAGCCTGTTTTTAAATCAGTATTACGCTACTCTCTTTTTGTTGTTTGCTACCGGTGCGATATTTCCTATGGCGTTAGGTATTGCCAAGCTACGTAAAGAAAATATCACTTCATCAGTCAATCCATTGTCCAAGCTGATGGCGTTGGGTGTGTTAATGGTCAATCTGCTTTGGGCTGTGCATGTTCCTTTAATGATGAAAGCGCCGCAATTCGTGCCGTTGAGCGTTGGTATCGGATTAGGGTTACACTGGATTGTCTATTCCTGGATAGTGCAACATCCCGTGGGTATTATCCACGCCATAATGCGAACAGTATTATGTGTTTTGGTATGGCTATTCGTACCTGTGAATACATTAACCTTCATTGCGATCGCTGTTGTTGTCTCTTATGCAGTCAGTATTTATTTTATGTTGTCTCGTGACATCACTGGCTTGGATGATCATTAA